In the Rhododendron vialii isolate Sample 1 chromosome 2a, ASM3025357v1 genome, CTTATTTGCTAAAAGTTTAACAAACAGATCCAACCAGATATCTAGGGGAAAATGCCAAGTTTTGAGTACTGGTTTACGTAGATGTGAAATTTGTCAGAATCAACAGAAgacatctgaacagttttttccTGGAAAAATGCATAGAGTTGAGAATTGGCTTTCAGATTAACACAAAGCTAATTGGACAGACGGTGGTATCACACTGGCACACTCATCTTATCTCAAAAACATTTCTGTGAATACATTGCTGGCATCGAAACGTACAGAATACACTACAGAGAAAGTTCATGCTCAATTGTAACCAGCACAGGTTAAACACAAAGTTGGAGAATATTTGGTTATTAGCGCATGTGCTTATTGCATCTCCATGCAACAGTAAACCCATGTTTAAAAAAGCAGCACAGGAGACAGAGAACTGGCTCTATTAGCCCCACTTTATGCAAGGTTTCAAATATCATAGTCACTATGGCAACGCTTTGATTGGTACGGGTATGTCTTTGCTAGTAAACATATAAGATCAATAAAATTTAAGTTAGGCAATAAACATTCTTTTACGATTACAACATAGTGTTCTTTCAATTTTAAAATGCATATACCCTTAACCTAATGCATCTGTTTGGTTTTTAAATTCATCAATAAAAAACGCTAGAATGTTTTGAAGTTATGCTGTAATATTTTCGCACTAAAATCATTCTCCAACAAGGGAAAAAGTGACATCTCAGTCAGTTATCACTTCAGAACATTTCACAGACACGTTTTCAACTACTCTCTCCACCACGACCACTCAATTCGCTAATAAAACCTTCAAATTGCAGACCAAACAAAGCTAGCATAGAGGACTTGAACAGTTGTGTCCATGGCCACAGCCTATTAAAAGAGTTTTTACCAGCTTGTACAACATATTCAATATGCAGTTTGCATGTCTTAACACAGTGCAATTTAGAAATGGAAAAATGTTCAccgaaaaaatttagaaatgCAAAGGCTACCGATAGGAATCTTTCCAGCATTAGTAACTGGGGTTACTTGTTGCAATGTCTTGGAACCTCCTCAGAGTCCCTTAATTTTCTGTGATTCCGATGAAGCTCCAGCTTTGTAGACAGGGTACGGCCCTATTACATTTTCTGTGTCTAAAGATATGTGTGTTTAATGTAAGGCCCTTTAATGTACGCAGTGTTTCAGTTCATAAGTTTGATTACTCAAAGTTGTAGGAGGACATAAACTATACATAGTGACACAATCTTACAATCATGATGACATTGCAACGAATTAACATTGCCCTAACTGTATTTCATTCTGAAAGTGAAAAGTATGTCTCATATGCACAAACCTTTCGAGGATCCCTAGTTGCCCAACTTTCAACAATCTTGGCACCTGATGCAAAGAATCCTCTTCCTAATGGAGAATATGCGACAATCCCAATGCCAAGTTCTCTGAATTAGCACAAGGGCCATGAAATTAGATAGTTTTATTGCTTAACATACCCTAAAATGCTATTTTGCAGTAGATGACTCACCTGCAAGTAGGAACTATTTCTTCCTCCACGTCTCTTGTCCACAACGACCATTCCAACTGTACTGCTGAAATCGGATGAACAGCATGAGCCCTTCTGATTGTTGATGCACACACCTCGGACAGACCAACGTATTTTATTTTACCCTCTTCCACAAGTTTCTTGAGTTCTCCCATCTGGTGATGAAGTGGCTAGAAACACTTAGGAGTGATTGATGCTTGCAAATCCAataaaagaacacaaaaatgaATTAATGTGGAGACATCTAGAATTATCGAACTTGGATTCAAGGGAGTGAACCGGACGAGAATAACTGTGACTTGAAAACACAACCAGACGAGACCAAAGGAGTTGCAAGCAAGCGGAGTTCAAGCCATTCATgacaagcttggtttgtttgcaGACCATGCCACATGGACCAACTGGACAGCCTAGTCCACTTGATCAACTAGGGAAAATCGGATTCTAAGTTAGATACCATTAGTTGTCAACACAACGGGCAACACCGTGACAGTGGAAAGACAAAGTAGACACGTGACAAGATGCATTTGATCAAACTATATATGAAACCATAGCACATTGTTGAaacaaacaaagggaaaaaaatatgtcAAATCTCCATAATTTTTCagtaaagagaagaaaagatgcAAGGGAGCGAACCGTGATTTCAATGGGGACACGGGTGTCGATCCGATGCTGGTAATAGAGATCGATGCAATCAATGTCGAGCCGCTTCAAGCTGGCCTCACAAGCAGCCCGTATATAGGCTGGATCCCCGTGCACCTCAAACTTTCCATCCACAGAGAAGAGGCCGAATTTGGTAGCCAATTCAACTTTCTTTCTCACCCCTCCCTTCAGTGCCTGCGCATAAACCGATCACAATCCAACTGTTTAGTTTACTAAGTTTCAGGAAACATCAACAACTATTTTATGGAATGTGGAACCTaccaaggaaagaaaaaatCAGACTATGGAGGGGATTTCTATAGTTAGGGCATCTCCGGCTGTTACTAAAACCTTACTCTAAGAGAAAACTTTGAAACTCGACTCCTTGACTCAATCTTCTGTCAAAAAGAAATTCtaatcaaaccaaatcaaaagaaGTCTCCAATTTTTAAAGGTCAGTTTGTGCCTTTTAAATTTACAACTCTTTGATTAATGGagattttatttaaattttccaTCAGACTTCAATTTGGCCATTGGAGTGTTTTAGATGATCATGAAATGTACCCTTTTAGGGTTCTCGAGCAAAATAAAGGAGTTGATGTGGTGTGGCCTCTTGCTTACGTgaaaaaagaaggatggttgTGTTTCCTCACTCTCAGTCGATGTGGTGTGGCCTCTTGCTTACGTgaaaaaagaaggatggttgCGTTTCCTCACTCTCAGTCTCTAGTATTTGGATaagaaaatgttacaatacaTGAAAAAGTTCCATGAAACTGTCCATGAAAAGCAAATGAATAGACAGTTTCATGGAACTTGTTCATGTACCGTACCAACCGTGATTTGGATGACTAAGGAAAGAATGTAACACATAAGTACAGAACTATGAATGAGCTTTTTTTCATGTGTATACTATATATTGATGACAACTTTGGTACTCTAAACAATACATGACCATTCAATTTTACTCTTCACCAAATCTCACTACTTTCGCAAGAAACAAATCGTAAAAGAGTTTCCTTTTATTACCACTTCTCGCCTGATTTGTAATGCAAATACAAATGAGAGTTctctttctctttatttctcatTCATTCTCATATCACTCACATCAAATGGGCTCTCACATGCAAAGCTGAATAAAAGTTTACAAATCCAGCATAGTAAAGGAGTTTTCTTCGCCAATGAGCTCTTAGCTCAGTTGACACCACCCTCTGCCTTCCTTGGTGGAAGCCTGAGTTTGAGCCCCATGAGGGGCGGTTGGTTGGGGTTCAAGGCTATGGACAGCCTCTCTGACCCCTGTGGACTAACTTACTAACTCTCTGCTAACCttgctgatgtatacaatattggcacaaaaaaacaaaaaaaaaggagttttaTTCCCCCGCCATTTCTCAACGAATTTGTAATACAACCATGAATTCATTATTTCTCATGAATTCTCGTATCCCTCAACCAAATGGGCTTTTACACAAGTTCGAACATAAGTGGTTTTACACAGAATCATGAAAGAGTAAAAATTTTAATCAAATgaaagcttttactcaaattttgtttATGCCTATATTTGGGTTTGCCCGAAGGTTTTAAGTAGCGGTAGCAGGAGTATCGAATGATAATAGGGTGTCGCCgccgtgaatttttttaaattacttcTGGCACTGGAGCACCTGTAGCGGCCGTGAAGCGGGCAAAAAATCGGATAAAATGCGATAAATCGGCCGATATGGAGGATTTGCTATGAAGTGTTTCATAGCAGATGTATCAAATACGAAGCTTTtcctggatttttttttttaccttgcCAAGGAGGATTTCGCTGGTGTGAGGGCCGTAGACGTCGGCGGTGTCGAGGAACGTGACGCCAGAGTCAACGGCGAGGTGGATTAGTTTGATGATTTCTTTTTCTGGCTTATGTTGGCAGTTGAATCTTGAAATGCCGGCGCACCCTAGCCCCTGCGCCGAAACCTCCAGGCCTTGTGATCCCAGCTTCATCCTCCCCACTTTTCCCatcccttcctctctctctctctcttttttctatgGAATCAAGTCAACACATTGTTAGCtatacccctctctctctctctctctctagtcaaCACAGTGTTCTGGAGAGTGACAACAGAGATTCTCCATTGTCGTCATCTTCCATGAATAATTAGAGAATCTTGAAAGATGCTCATATTACAAActttttcttgactttttgtcgctgtattttttggttttttcttttatgctttgtttgaaatttgttgaaaaaaagagaaagaaaggtaagatttaaaaaaaaaatctttcccATTATTTAGTTTGGAGATAAGgatgaaagaaaatagaaaaatttagAATTGTAAACAGTGCAactttcctttcattttcctcttttttatgtcatttttatttctcttctttgctcttattttcttcatgttccaaacaaagctttaatattttttattatatttgagtatATTATTTTCAAGAgttaggggctgtttgataaaactgaaattgaaagctgaaaaattaagtactggaaactgaatgctgaaatttttaagctgaaaagttGTTTGATAAAATATATTCAGTactgatttaaaaaaatgatgaattaattttgtttcaattctcttttaatttactaATAGTCACAATATACTTCTGGTAATGATGGAGgagaggtggaggtggtggtgggagtggtggtggtgaagtgtggtggtggtggtggaggtggtgatggAGCGTGGAGGTGGTGAAGCGGTGGTGTAatgctggtagtggtggtggtggaggagtggtgtggtgtggtggagtggtggttgtcacgccctcgattttcaacataaattaacaataccatttgaaatacaaagtcctcacaatcgtacgtacaataccccaaaatacaatacaatTTCCGATTCAATAAATTGGTCTACGAATACAATCTTTCAAAGtaggaatttcataacaaagtcgTTTGTTATACAAGAATAAAGTactctccaaaatagctttaatcgataatgtcagcatgcactccaagtactccatgaccatgaccatgacctgcaatgaacctgaagtggtaggttgagcaaacacgtgcccagtagagaaatctacacaactattatatacGAATGGAATGACAGGTGGAATGAATAACAGAAGCAAGGTACGGTATCTCAAATGAAGAAACGAAACACAACTAGTAATTTTCCCAAGGTCGaagacataaatgaagtaccgtgactacacaccaaaactctaattcaacCACGAGGACTTACTATCTATATGATTTTCTCATGACTACCACTGTTCCTCATATCACTTTGAATCACCAATCCGATATCTTGACTTATGAAACTATCGTAATCAAAGAATCGCAACACCAATGTCTTTCGTATCACTTACTTACACTTTCACAATGATAGCCCATTTCCATTCACATCGTGTCACAATTTCCTCATCATTCCGTATCATGAGCAAAAGCTCCTGTCGGGCCAATTAAGAAATCCCGATACTCCCCACCAGTTCCGTCCTCACTGATGGAGCTAATTCAAGTCACACATCAAaggtcaccataccacaattccttcgatatactttacaatttagccattcatctcagtcacatataatgaattcacaacaaaaactcattcacatagaagtagtacagataatttcatctcaatcaactcgcaATCGTTACATTAgtagtttctcatcaccatacaagcactcacacaTCAAAAGATAAACTCTCACAACGAGTTCATAGATTTCCACCTTGCAACTCGCAAAATCgtataagttacgcaagaggtgtaccacatatcaaacacaaggAAATGTCTCATGTATCCAtgcctagcgttgtttaactcaaagAAATATTCTATGTGTTCGTTTTTCACttcgcatgtcaacacatacaaccTTCGGCCACCTATActccttatattctctaaaccctcgtttcggtgtcaaacgactcatacggaacccaacgaccactaccAAGCGTTAAGAataccactagcctcgtcaaaccattcaactagtactcaggggaacctaagaacacccatgtttcacccaaacgattctaaggaaaaaggatttcccaacgtatacgaacatatctatcttattttggctgccaaatcttatcggttaagaattggaagatgagaccaccaccattggaaagtacatttccggtacatgaatttcgatataaaatttgcccaaaacagagttcggatgaaaaagttatgcccgttcgaagttttgccaaaatgctgaatttttcatttcctaccggtaggacacaatttcctaccggtaggagaccacgatttcacgaaaatgacattactggacagcttttctaccggtaggaccaaaactcctaccggtaggacctgggttttcagtgcacgattttcagacTCCATCAGAACATTTCTAACAACGAAAACAACGATCTAaggcacgattcaaacaccaaatcaacacatacacacataatagaaatgagaaatccctacctcaagggttttgagtaaaacccgaccctttgaccCAGTCAACCGTAGCTccacgaggtccgatcatgatttttcttggatattcggaaagcccgtaCTCCGAATAGCAACTTTAATACTCGGGTTTTGTCCGGAATCTCACCCTAGGTgaatgaaatcgaagagagaagagaggagagaaagtttcggaggagaggagagagagacagccgtgagagaatgagagaataGAGAGGAGAAATAATTCTCCTGGGAAGAATTATAGAAGTGGGGAGCAATCCCCCGCTTCtcgcaccacacactcacacatgcacctctcacataattacctttatatccttttACGAACACGTCACCCCGAATATCCGTACTGTCTATTTAGACGGGCCGTacgtttataaaagaaaaaatataacctcaaaaatacgggtctctacatccttccctccttaaagaaatttcgtccccgaaatttgcATAGAATAGATGAAAGCACACCATCAATGGATTTCTTATCCTAAGGGCCGTGTTCACCACACAACGCTTCGTATCCGCCACTTCCGTGTCCAAAATGcaagaaaagtagaaaactcTATAATGCCACAACTAACTAGCTTAGCTTCTTACTAAACAATTGCCAAGTTCCGATGTTCATACACGTCAAATCACGAAGTTGTCGTATTCATACAAATCATAGTCATGTTACCATCTAATTCCAGTCTCACAAACCatatccattctcattactTCCGACTAACCAATTCTGGTTCCATGGACCGCGTCCAAACACAAAAGAGAATTTCATAACGTTGTAATTCAACAACCTTGTCAAGCAATACAAAATCGAAAAGTTCTAAGATTAACTCATCCATCCCAAGATTTACTAGATTCTTCGCGCACGTTTACAGGGAAATCAACTTTCATACATTTCTCTTTTCACCTCATTTCTTTACTCCCCGACTTACTCAAATTATTAAGACTCACACAAGTAGAACTCTAATAGTTCTTAATACTAATTCAAGACAAATTCCCTTAAAAGACAAATGCCGAGTAGTTGTTAAAGTGTCCAACACGATGAAGTCTAAACCAAACAATGATCATGAATTTCCAACTTATATTTTCCAAAGCCATGGTGAAGTGttagttttgatgaaaattttgcCCCCTCCTTGAAAACTCTTGTTCAAGTAGTTGTCAAACCATTGAAACAGGCCCATGTGTGAcaaaattctatagaatttgaaaggaaatgttcaTTTCGGAACGACATTATCAACAATTAATTACAAACAGCTCACTTggtcatttgaaaataatgacaattttgtcaacATGGGAATGGACTATGATGTAGCCGACTCCGAGTCTATAccgttatcatttttttttgaaaccgttatcatttttgaaaatgaactaTGCAAAGATTCAACTTTCACCAAGCATTATCCCTTTcagaaaatttttgagttcaaaATGTGTACATCCGTAAGTGTAACAACTTTCTAAACCAAGACCCACCACTCCACACATTTCACTATATTTACGCGGCGCTCCAAGTAAAGAATTCAATTCATGTTCGGCATATGTTTACAACATCCTTGTAGTCTTACTTATTCAATATCTCACGAAGGATTAATTAGACTATTGAAAATCTGAATAAGACCATAATCTATAAAGTGAAAGGCATGCAAAGAAATCATCAAATCATAAGGTATAACAAAATAAGGAGTTGAGATTAGAGATTTCAATCATCACATAATGTTACATCTAACTACGAGATTTGGGTCACCCCATTTAAACACTTCCTATCGATCATCTATTTAACACGTAGCAAGTACCTATACGCACATCATCATCTATCCAGTATCGTGTTCCAAAAGCAAATTCCACACGCTAAGATTACATTACAAGTCAAGCATGTAGATTAAAACTAAACAGCAACCAATTTCATACACAATTACCATAATAGACTAACCAGTTGCAAACCCACCGTACGAATTAATGGTTTACACATCATCGAACACATCTACGCATCAACAggctcacacagtacccaatacaaccacgggctcacatagtgcccaatacaacgggttcacacagtacccaatatagtacgggctcacatagtacCCAGCACACtacgggctcacatagtgcccTATATGACAAcaggctcacatagtgcccaaaataccacaggctcacacagtgcccaacatagtacgggctcacatagtacCCAGCACActacgggctcacacagtgccctataTGACAAcaggctcacatagtgcccaaaataccacaggctcacacagtgcccaataccatcacgggttcacacagtacccaatacAACCACGGGCTCACTTAGTGCCCAAACTTCATAACTCGTGGCTCTAAGAAGCCCAATAGTAATTTAGTTCATTTCAATCCCACAAGACCTTGCACGATTTCTATTCATTTTATCAATTTTGAGTATTTTCATCCCATTAGTCTAGTTGTCACAACACTTAGATTTTATCAGACAAGTTCATAGAGACAACTCTGCAATGCTATCCAACACTAGAATAGACCGTACACTTCATAATAACAATCATTTGGCGACTAAGCACTTTGTATACGCATAAGTAATCTCAACATAACATATAAATTCACGTTACCTTGCAACGCGGTATGAGACGCATGACCCGACCCCGTGGGTCTTTGTACGCTCCCTCTACTTGTCGATTGTGGACAATCTACCGCTAAGTGCCCCGGATGACGACATCGATAGCAAACCCGAGGTGGTCTCTGACCATGATATTCCTTCTCCTGAGGACAGTCTACTGCACGATGGCCCTACTGGCGGCACCGATAACACACAATTGTTGATCCCGACGGAACTCCTGACGTTCTAGAAAGATTAGGTGGTTCTGAACTATGTTGGCTCGAGGTGGACCAAAATTGATCTCTTTGTCTCTTCCTGCCTTGGCTCCCAGATGTTTCTATAGATATGTTCTTGCTAATGGTTTGTTTCCTCGACTCCTGCACTTTCGCCTCCTCTGGTATTTCCTCCGTATAATCAATACTTCTAGCACACTCAATAATGTCAGAAAACCTTTCAATTCGTTGACCTACCACAAACTTCTTGATAGATAGACATAACCCTTTCTCAAAACGCCTACATTTCCTACCATCGGTTGCAACTAACTCTGGCGCAAAACGGGACAAGGTTTGGAACCTAGTGGCATATTCTGAAACGGTCATGTCACCTTGATCTAACCTCTCGAATTGGTTTCTAAGCTGTTCGCGATACGACTCTGGAAAATATTGGTTTTCAAAAAGTGTCTCAAATTCAGCCCAAGTCAAACTTTCCTCAACCGGCTCAATTTCCTGATTTGCAACTCCAGCCGCCCTCCTAGCGTCTCTCCTTACTCCTAAAACAGATTCCCACCACTCGTTCGCCTCACCGGTAAGTTGACAAGCTACTATACTCACCCGTAGGTCGTCCTCCGTAATCTTAAGGGCATTAAAGATCTTACGAATTTGTGAaagccaatggtcggccacaagGGGGTCGCTACTCTCCCCATCAAACTGAGGTGGATTTCTACGGCTAAACTCTCTCATAGCTACTATGGCCCGACTGTTCGCGATATCCCTAGGAGGTGGTTG is a window encoding:
- the LOC131316270 gene encoding probable aldo-keto reductase 4 isoform X1 translates to MGKVGRMKLGSQGLEVSAQGLGCAGISRFNCQHKPEKEIIKLIHLAVDSGVTFLDTADVYGPHTSEILLGKALKGGVRKKVELATKFGLFSVDGKFEVHGDPAYIRAACEASLKRLDIDCIDLYYQHRIDTRVPIEITMGELKKLVEEGKIKYVGLSEVCASTIRRAHAVHPISAVQLEWSLWTRDVEEEIVPTCRELGIGIVAYSPLGRGFFASGAKIVESWATRDPRKSLPRFQPENLEHNETMFDHVSEMAAKKGCTPGLLALAWVHLQGSDVCPIPGTTKIENLDQNVGALSVKLTPDELTELESIADAVKGVRDINVVPSWKDSETPLLSSWKAE
- the LOC131316270 gene encoding IN2-2 protein-like isoform X5 gives rise to the protein MGKVGRMKLGSQGLEVSAQGLGCAGISRFNCQHKPEKEIIKLIHLAVDSGVTFLDTADVYGPHTSEILLGKALKGGVRKKVELATKFGLFSVDGKFEVHGDPAYIRAACEASLKRLDIDCIDLYYQHRIDTRVPIEITMGELKKLVEEGKIKYVGLSEVCASTIRRAHAVHPISAVQLEWSLWTRDVEEEIVPTCRELGIGIVAYSPLGRGFFASGAKIVESWATRDPRKHIGIHHD